A region of [Bacteroides] pectinophilus DNA encodes the following proteins:
- a CDS encoding glycosyltransferase, with protein MAFINGFNLFVFAILTLLYFYQIIYVIVALVGEKKKDHFDEEAKTLHRFAFVIAARNESSVIANLIKSIRRQNYPAELIDVIVIADNCTDNTAEIARSNGAIVLERFNHMLVGKGYALDYAFNRIDSEMGGVEKYDGYFIFDADNIIDRNYVREMNKVFDKGYRVITSYRNSKNYDTNWLTAGYGLWFLREAKFLNNPRMMMNTNCAVSGTGFLMSSAIVKANGGWKYHLLTEDIEFSIVSAIKGERIGYCEKAILYDEQPTSFKQSWNQRMRWSKGFYQVMFKYAGQLISTMFNKKERFTSCYDMLMTIAPATLLTITCILVNLAGLVTCVIEPSIVPVLFPVAAKSLLFTFVNMYAMLFFVGLLTIITEWKQIRCSGFKKFLYLFSFPVYIFTYIPIAIVALFKKVEWKPIAHTCVKTVEEMQAK; from the coding sequence GATGAAGAGGCTAAGACATTACACCGTTTTGCATTTGTTATAGCAGCGCGTAACGAAAGCTCTGTAATAGCGAATCTGATTAAGAGTATCCGCCGTCAGAATTATCCGGCCGAGCTCATTGATGTAATTGTTATTGCTGATAACTGCACGGATAATACTGCAGAGATTGCAAGAAGCAACGGAGCAATCGTGCTTGAGCGTTTCAATCATATGCTTGTTGGTAAGGGATACGCTCTTGATTATGCATTTAACCGTATTGACAGTGAGATGGGCGGCGTTGAGAAGTATGACGGTTATTTCATTTTCGATGCTGATAACATTATTGACCGTAACTATGTTCGCGAGATGAACAAAGTATTTGATAAGGGTTACCGTGTAATCACAAGTTACCGTAACTCTAAGAACTATGACACTAACTGGCTTACAGCAGGATATGGTCTCTGGTTCCTGCGTGAGGCTAAGTTCCTCAACAACCCACGAATGATGATGAATACAAACTGCGCCGTATCAGGAACCGGTTTCCTTATGAGCAGTGCTATTGTTAAGGCTAATGGCGGATGGAAGTACCACCTCCTTACAGAGGATATTGAATTCTCTATCGTAAGTGCCATTAAGGGTGAGCGTATCGGATATTGTGAGAAGGCAATTCTCTACGATGAGCAGCCTACTTCATTCAAGCAGTCATGGAATCAGCGCATGCGCTGGTCAAAGGGCTTCTACCAGGTAATGTTCAAGTATGCAGGGCAGCTTATTTCTACAATGTTCAACAAGAAAGAGCGTTTCACATCATGCTATGACATGCTTATGACTATCGCACCTGCTACACTGCTTACAATTACATGTATCCTTGTTAACCTTGCAGGTCTTGTAACATGTGTTATTGAACCTTCAATTGTTCCGGTACTTTTCCCGGTAGCAGCAAAGTCACTTCTCTTCACATTTGTTAATATGTATGCAATGCTCTTCTTCGTAGGACTGCTTACAATTATTACAGAATGGAAGCAGATAAGATGCAGCGGATTTAAGAAGTTTTTGTATCTCTTCTCATTCCCTGTTTACATCTTTACATATATTCCGATTGCTATTGTAGCACTCTTCAAGAAGGTTGAGTGGAAGCCAATCGCCCATACATGTGTAAAGACTGTTGAGGAGATGCAGGCTAAGTAA
- a CDS encoding glycosyltransferase yields the protein MSSFSFSTDLKIDTADFYKEQLSIYQNNISKLNSLTESYTFVPYDVRNKDRIAIMCRMLYSDRHAPTVIIINLFNWLKKLGYEVCLFIEYMGQIQDENVINWYRPSIENKIFSQAGDFNINYLGVDIKGHNIVFSNSNYEQMARRTFDLIYDYNPLFVINVGGCNPIADLCNNITTVCCMPCINKPALSTSSIYIRYFPYTEDDDRIYNDLLLNYQHVYDMPFVEELSGSNGCIQVKSDYGIDEDKFAIIIAGNRLDKEIRQRFIQLLNDISSTEDNVVFVFIGDCPLLKNTLKDCDFYNKCVFTGAVSNFKGAVSIGDLFLNSPRQGGSTGAYYAIECGIPVLTLPSCDVASVGNAFTCHTIDEMSDIIHRYMHDSEYMNQQIQNCRSSFEKICSCKDNLPSITSFISKLKEYMNNGGR from the coding sequence ATGAGCTCTTTTTCATTTTCAACAGATTTAAAAATTGATACGGCTGACTTTTACAAAGAACAACTTTCAATATATCAGAATAATATAAGCAAGCTCAATTCACTCACGGAATCATATACATTCGTACCATATGATGTGCGCAACAAAGACAGAATAGCAATCATGTGCCGCATGTTATACTCTGACAGACATGCACCTACAGTTATTATCATAAATCTGTTTAACTGGTTAAAAAAGCTTGGGTATGAAGTATGCCTCTTTATAGAATATATGGGTCAAATTCAGGATGAGAATGTAATTAACTGGTATAGACCTTCTATAGAGAATAAAATTTTTTCTCAGGCTGGTGATTTTAATATAAATTATCTTGGCGTAGATATCAAAGGACATAATATTGTTTTCTCTAACAGCAACTATGAGCAGATGGCACGTCGCACTTTTGATTTGATTTATGATTATAATCCGTTATTTGTAATCAATGTAGGTGGATGCAATCCTATCGCTGACCTGTGCAACAACATCACAACTGTATGCTGCATGCCGTGTATCAACAAACCTGCCCTCAGTACATCTTCTATCTATATCAGATATTTTCCGTACACAGAAGATGATGACAGGATATACAATGATTTATTGCTCAATTACCAGCATGTATATGATATGCCATTCGTCGAAGAATTGTCAGGCTCCAACGGATGTATTCAGGTCAAAAGTGATTATGGCATAGATGAAGATAAATTTGCTATTATAATAGCAGGCAACCGTCTCGACAAAGAGATTCGCCAAAGATTCATACAACTTCTGAATGATATCTCTTCAACTGAAGATAATGTAGTATTTGTCTTTATCGGTGACTGCCCTTTATTAAAAAACACACTTAAAGATTGTGACTTCTATAACAAATGTGTATTTACAGGGGCTGTAAGTAATTTTAAGGGTGCTGTAAGTATTGGTGATTTATTTCTTAATTCTCCAAGACAGGGCGGTTCGACCGGCGCATATTATGCGATTGAATGCGGAATACCTGTATTAACACTTCCCAGCTGTGACGTTGCAAGTGTAGGTAACGCATTCACATGTCACACAATAGATGAGATGAGCGATATCATTCACAGATACATGCACGATTCTGAATATATGAATCAGCAGATTCAAAACTGCAGGAGTAGTTTTGAAAAGATATGTTCATGCAAAGATAATCTGCCTTCAATTACATCATTTATCAGCAAACTTAAGGAATATATGAATAATGGGGGGAGGTAA
- a CDS encoding prolyl-tRNA synthetase associated domain-containing protein, whose amino-acid sequence MKLIKGRPENKEGRLDKEIRVYDLLDSLGMEYYRTDHEPATTMEVCNCIDSILGTLICKNLFLCNRQKTQFYMLMMPGDKVFKTKDLSKQIGSARLSFADEEYMQEFLDITPGSVSIMGLMNDKDNNVQLLIDREVLEGESLGCHPCINTSSLRLNTKEVMEKFLPAVHHEAIIVDLPRYEE is encoded by the coding sequence ATGAAATTGATCAAAGGAAGACCTGAGAATAAAGAAGGCAGACTTGATAAGGAGATACGTGTGTATGACCTCCTTGACAGCCTGGGTATGGAATATTACAGAACAGACCATGAACCGGCTACAACAATGGAAGTGTGCAATTGTATAGACAGCATTCTTGGTACACTTATATGCAAGAATCTGTTTTTATGCAACAGACAGAAGACGCAGTTTTATATGCTTATGATGCCGGGAGATAAGGTGTTTAAGACAAAGGATCTGTCTAAGCAGATAGGCTCTGCAAGATTATCATTTGCGGATGAGGAATATATGCAGGAATTTCTTGATATAACACCCGGCTCTGTATCGATAATGGGACTTATGAATGATAAGGACAATAACGTGCAGCTGCTGATAGACAGAGAAGTCCTTGAAGGAGAATCTCTTGGATGTCATCCGTGTATTAATACTTCAAGCCTCAGACTTAATACTAAAGAGGTTATGGAAAAGTTCCTTCCGGCAGTCCATCATGAAGCAATAATTGTGGATCTGCCGAGATATGAGGAATAA
- a CDS encoding FprA family A-type flavoprotein — MYCTRNVTEDLVWVGGNDRRLSLFEGVYKVPYGVSYNSYLLLDEKTVLLDTVDKAVGGIFFENIEHTLNGRPLDYLIVNHMEPDHCAMIEDLTRRHPETVIVTNAKVAGMIKQFFNFDIDSKLKLVSEGDELSTGKHNLTFIMAPMVHWPEVMVTYDKTDRILFSADAFGCFGAINGALFADEVDFYRDYFDEARRYYTNIVGKYGAQVQALLKKASAVEISMICPLHGFVWRRDFADYIAAYDKWSRYEPEKQGVVIAYGSIYGNTENAAEILACRLNELGIRTKMFDVSVVPASEIVAATFEYSHVVFASATYNGGIFVKMEDLLHDLAAHNFQNRTVALIENGTWAAMTAKQTAELLGKCKNLNILEQKVTIKSSVKQAQNEDIDALAKTIAGTF; from the coding sequence ATGTATTGTACAAGAAATGTTACAGAAGACCTTGTGTGGGTAGGTGGCAATGACCGCCGTCTTTCACTATTTGAGGGCGTTTACAAGGTTCCTTACGGGGTATCTTATAATTCATATCTGCTGCTTGATGAAAAGACGGTTCTGTTAGATACCGTTGATAAGGCAGTTGGCGGTATATTCTTTGAGAATATTGAACACACGCTTAATGGCAGACCACTTGATTATCTGATAGTTAATCACATGGAGCCGGATCACTGTGCAATGATTGAAGATCTTACGAGAAGACATCCGGAGACTGTTATAGTGACTAATGCCAAGGTTGCAGGAATGATTAAGCAGTTCTTCAATTTTGACATTGATTCAAAGTTAAAGCTTGTCAGTGAAGGAGACGAGCTTTCTACAGGAAAGCATAATCTTACATTTATAATGGCACCTATGGTTCACTGGCCTGAGGTAATGGTAACATATGATAAGACAGACAGGATTCTTTTCTCGGCAGATGCATTCGGCTGCTTTGGAGCAATTAACGGAGCACTGTTTGCTGACGAGGTAGATTTTTACAGGGATTATTTTGATGAAGCAAGAAGATATTACACCAATATTGTAGGCAAGTACGGAGCACAGGTGCAGGCACTTCTTAAAAAAGCATCTGCAGTTGAGATATCAATGATATGTCCGCTTCACGGATTTGTATGGCGCAGGGATTTTGCTGATTATATTGCAGCATATGACAAATGGAGCAGGTATGAGCCTGAGAAACAGGGTGTTGTCATTGCATATGGCTCAATATACGGCAATACAGAGAATGCGGCGGAGATTCTTGCCTGCAGGCTCAATGAGCTTGGTATAAGAACTAAGATGTTTGATGTTTCTGTTGTACCGGCATCTGAGATAGTTGCGGCAACATTTGAATACAGCCATGTTGTATTTGCATCAGCAACCTACAATGGAGGAATATTCGTGAAGATGGAAGATCTGCTGCATGACCTTGCTGCACATAATTTCCAGAATCGCACGGTTGCACTGATTGAGAACGGTACATGGGCGGCAATGACAGCAAAACAGACGGCGGAGCTTCTTGGCAAATGTAAGAACCTGAATATCCTTGAACAGAAGGTGACAATAAAGTCATCCGTAAAGCAGGCTCAGAATGAAGATATCGATGCACTTGCAAAAACGATTGCAGGGACATTTTAA
- a CDS encoding InlB B-repeat-containing protein: MKELIRERKKRFAAFCIMCVMLVYCTMPYIANAATYKVSDAGCDLTNNIQMDPDKSDRVLAGDNIKLYCGSSPYIGYIVNYIDTDGTTLIETFTSTAGNASDTEGDYYALTVPDYSELSGTRAIPYEQFKEWKVTYVYASAGWSAELSLQAVPYEKKNITYAASGLPSGVTMSNSNPAGYYVGKEDITLIDADAPGYVFEGWYTDDTFATRVSMISKTESQDINLVAKFTAAPVISRINYHLDGGSNGAGNPSTYTEGTGVASLTDASRTGYTFDGWYSDAALTARVTSISDTQTGDVDLYAKFTAIPNLNPNPVPISNQTPDESDEDDEPETFSITYVLNGGVNDISNPAHYEYGTGVSSLKPAVKAGYTFTGWYSDAGLTRKLSLVSEEQSGNIVLYAGFVTNAEIVQPDADITDAGQDAGLKAPENQNEAAQETAKSPQTADTAPIMMIVLVMASALGMIMVLTGKRA, encoded by the coding sequence ATGAAGGAATTAATAAGGGAGAGAAAGAAAAGATTTGCTGCATTCTGTATTATGTGTGTCATGCTGGTATATTGCACAATGCCATATATTGCGAATGCTGCAACTTACAAGGTTTCCGATGCTGGATGTGATCTTACGAATAATATTCAGATGGATCCGGACAAATCTGACAGGGTGCTTGCAGGAGATAATATTAAGCTGTATTGCGGCTCAAGTCCTTACATAGGATATATTGTTAATTACATCGATACTGATGGAACTACACTAATTGAGACATTTACAAGCACTGCAGGTAATGCATCAGATACAGAGGGTGATTATTATGCATTGACAGTTCCGGATTATTCAGAGCTGTCAGGAACAAGGGCTATTCCATATGAGCAGTTTAAAGAGTGGAAGGTAACATATGTATATGCGTCAGCTGGATGGAGTGCTGAGCTTTCATTACAGGCAGTGCCTTACGAGAAGAAGAATATAACATACGCTGCTTCAGGTCTGCCATCAGGTGTTACAATGAGCAATTCAAATCCTGCCGGATATTATGTTGGCAAGGAGGATATTACACTCATTGATGCAGATGCACCTGGTTATGTATTTGAAGGATGGTATACAGACGATACTTTTGCAACAAGAGTCAGCATGATATCTAAAACAGAATCGCAGGATATTAATCTTGTAGCTAAGTTTACGGCTGCACCTGTAATAAGCAGAATAAATTATCACCTTGACGGCGGCAGCAATGGAGCTGGCAATCCATCAACATATACAGAAGGTACAGGAGTAGCGTCACTGACGGACGCTTCCAGGACAGGATATACATTCGATGGCTGGTACAGTGATGCAGCTTTAACAGCAAGAGTGACATCAATATCAGATACACAGACAGGTGACGTTGATTTGTATGCGAAGTTTACTGCAATACCGAATCTAAACCCGAATCCGGTGCCAATATCAAATCAGACACCAGATGAATCAGATGAAGATGACGAACCAGAGACTTTCAGTATAACATATGTCCTCAATGGAGGCGTTAATGATATCTCTAATCCGGCTCATTATGAATATGGGACGGGCGTAAGCAGTCTGAAACCGGCAGTTAAGGCTGGATATACATTTACAGGCTGGTATAGTGATGCCGGGCTTACCAGAAAGCTATCTTTAGTATCAGAAGAACAGTCTGGCAATATAGTATTGTATGCAGGATTTGTAACTAATGCAGAAATTGTCCAGCCGGATGCTGACATAACAGATGCTGGACAGGATGCTGGACTTAAAGCGCCTGAAAATCAGAATGAAGCAGCACAGGAAACTGCAAAATCACCGCAGACAGCCGATACTGCTCCAATTATGATGATTGTGCTTGTTATGGCATCTGCGTTAGGAATGATAATGGTTCTTACAGGAAAGAGAGCATAA
- a CDS encoding glycosyltransferase family 2 protein — translation MELQKEQSLSLSIIMPCLNEEQSVGYCVDEAKTFLDRCALDGEIIVVDNASTDNSAEAALKHGAVVVYEQSKGYGSAIKAGIRQSRGDVIIIGDCDTSYNFDRIGLMYAVLASGKCDVVIGNRYEGGFEKGSIQLSHVIGGRILSWCAGKRFQCDIYDFHCGLRGITRTSAQILDFQTDGMEFATEMIAAAKKACLDIGEVPVKLRRCRYKRKSKLRMVKDGMRHLRYIVRAK, via the coding sequence ATGGAGCTGCAAAAAGAACAAAGTCTTAGTCTGTCAATCATAATGCCATGTCTTAATGAAGAACAAAGTGTAGGATATTGTGTAGATGAAGCAAAAACATTTTTAGACAGATGTGCTCTTGATGGAGAGATAATTGTTGTTGATAATGCCTCGACAGACAACTCTGCCGAGGCTGCACTGAAGCATGGCGCAGTTGTCGTATATGAACAGTCAAAAGGGTACGGAAGTGCAATCAAGGCAGGCATAAGGCAGAGCAGAGGCGATGTGATTATTATAGGAGACTGCGATACGTCATATAATTTTGACAGAATAGGACTGATGTATGCTGTACTGGCATCCGGCAAGTGCGATGTTGTTATAGGAAACCGCTACGAGGGCGGGTTTGAAAAGGGGAGCATACAGTTATCGCATGTGATTGGAGGTCGTATTTTATCATGGTGCGCAGGCAAAAGATTCCAGTGCGATATATATGATTTTCATTGCGGATTAAGAGGAATTACGCGTACTTCAGCGCAGATACTTGACTTCCAGACAGACGGGATGGAATTTGCAACAGAGATGATTGCTGCCGCAAAAAAAGCATGTCTCGATATTGGCGAGGTGCCTGTGAAGCTCAGAAGATGCAGGTATAAAAGGAAGTCAAAATTAAGAATGGTCAAGGATGGCATGCGCCATTTGAGATATATTGTGAGAGCAAAATAA
- a CDS encoding FprA family A-type flavoprotein, with product MYCTRNVTEDLVWVGGNDRRLSLFEGVYKVPYGVSYNSYLLLDEKTVLLDTVDKAVGGIFFENIEHTLNGRPLDYLIVNHMEPDHCAMIEDLTRRHPETVIVTNAKVAGMIKQFFNFDIDSKLKLVSEGDELSTGKHNLTFIMAPMVHWPEVMVTYDKTDRILFSADAFGCFGAINGALFADEVDFYRDYFDEARRYYTNIVGKYGAQVQALLKKASAVEISMICPLHGFVWRRDFADYIAAYDKWSRYEPEKQGVVIAYGSIYGNTENAAEILACRLNELGIRTKMFDVSVVPASEIVAATFEYSHVVFASATYNGGIFVKMEDLLHDLAAHNFQNRTVALIENGTWAAMTAKQTAEILGKCKNLNILEQKVTIKSAVKQEQNEAVVELAKAIAETLAE from the coding sequence ATGTATTGTACAAGAAATGTTACAGAAGACCTTGTGTGGGTAGGTGGCAATGACCGCCGTCTTTCACTATTTGAGGGCGTTTACAAGGTTCCTTACGGGGTATCTTATAATTCATATCTGCTGCTTGATGAAAAGACGGTCCTGTTAGATACCGTTGATAAGGCAGTTGGCGGTATATTCTTTGAGAATATTGAACACACGCTTAATGGCAGACCACTTGATTATCTGATAGTTAATCACATGGAGCCGGATCACTGTGCAATGATTGAAGATCTTACGAGAAGACATCCGGAGACTGTTATAGTGACTAATGCCAAGGTTGCAGGAATGATTAAGCAGTTCTTCAATTTTGACATTGATTCAAAGTTAAAGCTTGTCAGTGAAGGAGACGAGCTTTCTACAGGAAAGCATAATCTTACATTTATAATGGCACCTATGGTTCACTGGCCTGAGGTAATGGTAACATATGATAAGACAGACAGGATTCTTTTCTCGGCAGATGCATTCGGCTGCTTTGGAGCAATTAACGGAGCACTGTTTGCTGACGAGGTAGATTTTTACAGGGATTATTTTGATGAAGCAAGAAGATATTACACCAATATTGTAGGCAAATACGGAGCACAGGTGCAGGCACTTCTTAAAAAAGCATCTGCAGTTGAGATATCAATGATATGTCCGCTTCACGGATTTGTATGGCGCAGGGATTTTGCTGATTATATTGCAGCATATGACAAATGGAGCAGGTATGAGCCTGAGAAGCAGGGCGTTGTCATTGCATATGGATCAATATACGGCAATACAGAGAATGCGGCTGAGATTCTTGCCTGCAGGCTCAATGAGCTTGGTATAAGAACTAAGATGTTTGATGTTTCTGTTGTACCGGCATCTGAGATAGTTGCGGCAACATTTGAATACAGCCATGTTGTATTTGCATCAGCAACCTACAATGGAGGAATATTCGTGAAGATGGAAGATCTGCTGCATGACCTTGCTGCGCATAATTTCCAGAACCGCACGGTTGCACTGATTGAGAACGGTACATGGGCGGCAATGACAGCAAAACAGACGGCGGAGATTCTTGGCAAATGTAAGAACCTGAATATCCTTGAACAGAAGGTGACAATAAAGTCTGCTGTCAAGCAGGAGCAGAATGAGGCTGTAGTGGAACTTGCAAAGGCTATTGCAGAGACATTGGCAGAGTAA
- a CDS encoding energy-coupling factor ABC transporter ATP-binding protein, with product MSHIHIDVNDVSFAYDNSRRVLENISLHVGEHESVGVIGANGAGKSTLLKLLVGLCMPATGEIRIEEVPVRKDTLSIIREKIGYVFQDSDSQLFMSTVREDVAFAPVNYGLPEDEVARRVDNALAMVNATHLADRPVYKLSGGEKKLVSIATILSMTPDIILMDEPTIALDPRNRRNLISVLNSFEHLKIIASHDLDFVRQVCSRVIFVSDGRIIYDGNPQDILDNEEYLVQNGL from the coding sequence ATGAGTCATATTCATATAGATGTAAATGACGTGTCATTTGCTTATGATAACAGCAGGCGTGTGCTTGAGAATATTTCACTGCATGTTGGAGAACATGAGTCTGTTGGCGTGATAGGAGCCAACGGGGCCGGTAAGTCTACATTGCTGAAACTGCTTGTAGGCCTGTGCATGCCGGCAACGGGAGAGATACGTATTGAAGAGGTTCCGGTACGCAAAGATACGCTTTCTATTATAAGAGAAAAGATTGGTTATGTCTTTCAGGATTCAGACAGTCAGCTTTTTATGTCAACTGTGAGAGAAGATGTTGCATTTGCACCGGTTAATTATGGTCTCCCTGAAGATGAAGTTGCAAGAAGAGTTGATAATGCACTTGCGATGGTTAATGCCACACATCTTGCGGACAGACCTGTATATAAGCTGTCAGGCGGCGAGAAAAAGCTCGTATCGATTGCAACTATACTTTCCATGACACCTGACATTATCCTGATGGATGAACCGACAATAGCACTTGATCCGCGCAACAGACGCAATCTGATATCGGTACTTAACAGCTTTGAGCACCTTAAGATAATAGCTTCACATGACCTTGATTTTGTAAGGCAGGTATGCAGCAGGGTTATATTCGTGTCAGACGGAAGGATAATATATGACGGAAATCCTCAGGATATTCTTGACAATGAAGAATATCTGGTACAAAATGGGCTGTAA
- a CDS encoding energy-coupling factor transporter transmembrane protein EcfT: protein MSKIENAIHELHRINSMQEGAGRLKEADPLLKFLVTIIYIITVVSFDNTDAVGELAMILYPLCMFIIGELSVGLCIKRIGYIIPFVCLVGIFNPPGSMVTLILKGIFTITAAYILIITTGIEDICAALARLHMPKIIVTLVLLIYRYITVLLEEVNQTVQAYLLRAPGQKGIAFRAWGPLTGQILLRSMDRASAVYESMCLRGCRGTFIYKNTVHMRLKDIALLAAFCGIMVLLRYVHVFEIVGDFII, encoded by the coding sequence ATGAGTAAGATAGAAAATGCAATACATGAACTGCATAGAATTAATTCAATGCAGGAAGGAGCAGGACGGTTAAAGGAGGCTGACCCGCTCCTTAAGTTCCTTGTGACAATTATATACATAATAACGGTAGTGTCATTTGATAACACTGATGCTGTCGGAGAGCTTGCCATGATACTGTACCCTCTCTGCATGTTCATTATTGGAGAGCTGAGCGTAGGGTTATGTATAAAAAGAATAGGATATATAATACCTTTTGTGTGCCTCGTCGGGATATTCAATCCTCCCGGATCAATGGTGACATTAATTCTTAAAGGCATTTTTACGATTACGGCGGCGTATATACTCATTATCACAACCGGGATAGAAGATATATGTGCGGCACTGGCAAGACTTCACATGCCTAAGATAATTGTAACACTTGTGCTGCTTATATACAGGTATATTACAGTGCTTCTTGAGGAAGTTAACCAGACTGTACAGGCATATTTACTGCGTGCACCCGGACAGAAAGGAATTGCATTCAGGGCATGGGGACCGCTTACCGGACAGATTCTGCTGCGTTCAATGGACAGGGCATCAGCAGTGTATGAGAGCATGTGCCTGAGAGGCTGCAGAGGTACATTTATTTATAAGAATACAGTACATATGAGACTAAAAGACATTGCATTGCTTGCGGCATTCTGCGGCATAATGGTACTGCTCAGGTATGTACATGTATTTGAAATAGTAGGAGATTTTATTATATGA
- a CDS encoding energy-coupling factor ABC transporter permease, with the protein MHMADALVAPAVAATMYTCSAVAAGYSVKKVKLVDDPKRIPVMGVMGAFVFATQMINFTIPGTGSSGHLCGGMLLSAILGPYAGFLTMIGVLQIQCLLFADGGILALGCNIWNMAFYGCFIGAMLIWRPMMRKGACRWKIIAASVIGCIVTLQLGAFSVCLETTASGVTQLPLTVFVSVMQPIHLAIGAVEGLITAAVLCFIYEARPELLWGINDGVDKKPGLSYKKTVIILVTAAVVIGGGLSLAASEYPDGLEWSIQKITGEDEIEASDGIYEAAASVQEKTALLPDYSVKTTDSQAGTSLSGIVGGAAVIALCSLFCVMFRLFRRKHE; encoded by the coding sequence ATGCATATGGCAGACGCACTCGTCGCACCGGCAGTTGCGGCAACAATGTATACCTGCTCGGCAGTGGCAGCAGGATATTCGGTAAAAAAAGTAAAACTGGTGGATGATCCCAAGAGGATCCCTGTGATGGGAGTAATGGGAGCATTTGTATTTGCAACACAGATGATTAATTTTACAATACCGGGAACGGGTTCTTCGGGACATCTTTGCGGAGGAATGCTTTTATCGGCAATATTGGGGCCTTATGCGGGCTTTTTGACAATGATAGGCGTACTTCAGATACAATGCCTGTTATTTGCTGACGGCGGTATTCTGGCACTTGGCTGTAATATATGGAATATGGCTTTCTATGGGTGCTTTATCGGTGCCATGCTGATATGGAGACCGATGATGAGAAAAGGTGCATGCAGGTGGAAGATTATAGCAGCATCGGTAATCGGATGTATTGTGACACTTCAGCTTGGAGCATTTTCAGTATGCCTTGAGACAACAGCTTCAGGTGTAACACAGCTTCCGCTCACGGTATTTGTATCTGTAATGCAGCCTATACATCTGGCTATAGGAGCGGTTGAGGGGCTGATAACGGCAGCAGTCCTGTGTTTTATATATGAGGCAAGACCCGAACTGTTATGGGGGATTAATGATGGAGTGGATAAAAAGCCGGGATTAAGCTACAAGAAAACAGTTATAATTCTTGTAACTGCCGCAGTTGTAATAGGCGGAGGTCTCTCTTTGGCAGCATCGGAATATCCTGACGGACTTGAGTGGTCAATCCAGAAGATAACGGGAGAAGATGAGATAGAGGCATCTGACGGGATATATGAAGCGGCAGCAAGTGTTCAGGAGAAGACAGCGCTGCTTCCTGATTATTCGGTAAAGACAACAGATTCACAGGCAGGTACATCATTATCGGGTATCGTAGGCGGAGCTGCCGTAATAGCACTGTGTTCTTTGTTCTGTGTGATGTTCAGGCTCTTTAGAAGAAAGCATGAGTAA